TTCTCGAAACGGGCCTTCAGTTTCCCGGCTCCTGCAGTCGCTGGATTACACAGAAGAGGAACTCAGAGCTTTAGCAGCTGTGATTGTTCACATTAAAGACGGCAGAGTGTGGCTGATCATGAACTTACAAGCCTCTATAGGTTGTGTCTTCTCATAGGCGGAGGTGGGAGAGTCTATGTCTGAGAAACCTGCCGCACTCTGAAAGAAAGAGTCAGAAAATGTCAGAGGGTGATGAAGTATAGTTATTTATCacattattaaagctcctgtgaggagtttgtagAAGCTCCAATCTGATAAAGCGACCTACAAGAGCTAACACAACCATCatcatgaatttccccgttgtgggatgaataaaggagtatcttatcttatcttatcagcaACAAACAGACTGTTTCCCACATTTATGACATCTTTAAGCACTGTGAGGGGGCGgggccagaccagatgattgacagctcagtgTAGAAAtggcctgtttttattttactgagtaAACACTCagtgatgaaatgttaaatgagaCAGCAGAGTGAGATTTCAGTTGTCAGAAAACACGACTTATACACGTACAGGACGAAATCATTGAAgagatatcactttgtccaccggggggcgccaaaaccaacacaaataaagttccttactggagctttcaTGTGATATATTTTAACAGAGGATGATGGAAACATTAAGGAGGAAAGAAATGAGATTTTGAGAACAAAGTCGTaattttacaagaataaagtcataaatgtAAGAGTATCAAAGTCGTAGATTCATGAGGATAAGGTCCTTCTTTTAGTTTAGGATGAACTTTTATGTTATTATTGAAGAGCAGCCAGCCTCTCCACTCTTCTCTTTTCACTTTATCATCATTAAATCACTACTATATTCTTGAGCTCTACATTTCTCTTCTCCCTTAGTGTCGCCCTCGTGCTTTGTCGTATCAAACATCAAAGCTTTGAATACTGGAAGCTTAAAGATGGAGCCTGTAGTTTAAATCTATAACAGTTAGAGGATACTGTAAGAGGCTGGAGTGGGCGTAAAAAAGCGAAGTCTCAGGAGCAGGACCTTCcacatccctccctccttttcccCTGTACGTAGGGCCCTAAGGAGGGTTCATTGTCAGGTCTGCTGAGtgagtgagctcttttaaatctcttctgaaaacatacttttatcgtagAGCCTTTCCTTATTGTATctcaattttcattttattttgttttattattttattagattttttttttttttcaattttataaacaaaaacattagaacaaaataaaacaaaacacatagaAAACACAAAAGGTCCCACCCCAAACTAACAGAGAGCGCTGCGCTGTACATatacacaagaaaaataaataaatgaaaagatgacaggagacaggtaaacaaagagcacatacaagaaataaatgaaagggcAAACAGTCCTCATCTTCCAGGCACAGATGATAAGTTATGTCTTCAGCAAGAGGGAGTGCAGTGGTTCCCAGATCCTCCAGAACTTGCCTGGTTTTTGATTAAGGTCATGAGTCAACTTCTCGAGAGGAATAAGAGCAGAGATCTGTGATATCCATATGTCATTGTATTAGATTTTGACCgtcttaataaatatatttttaaataattgtattcctttagagttcttttagggggattttatgtcttttaaaatatgttttatttctttatcttgacttgtgtgtttttatgaactgcctgttttattttgctgcccatgtaaagcactttgtaagttggtttttgaaaagtgctcttattcttattattattgttatgacTGGGAGATGTGACAGATCTCCTAATAAGATTACCCAAACCGAGCCCAAGCAGAGAGAAGTTGAATATATTTAGGCCgctgtattgatttgattcaGAATGAAACCTGTTTGAAATCAGGCTGAGTGAAGATAACCTCTACATTAATCAAAGTaaggaggagctgcagctctGTTACCCACCTTATCCATGCGGTCTGCCTGTACTCCATATCGTCCTCCGAACCCTGCTGAATAATCTGAAGCAGATAAATGTGATCAGCTGATGTTTAAACAGTTCTGTGTTAGTgtacactcactcacacatctGTCCGTCTCCTCACCTTTCTGTGACTGATGTTTCTCCGTCTCTCCTTTATAGTCGTAGCCATGCGCAGCTTTGTCcaccttctccttctccactcCATACTTCCCTCCGAATCCCTTAGAGTAATCTGAATGTgagattaaaacaaacacagattaaaGAAAAGGAAGGTTAGATAAAAAGGTGAAAAGTgatgaatgttaaaactcagTCCCCTCACCTTTCTGTGACTGATGCTTCTCCGTCTCTCCTTTATAGTCGTAGCCTAAAGCAGCTTTGTCcaccttctccttctccacccCGTACTTCCCTCCGAATCCCTTAGAATAATCtgttaaaataaaactcagaaTGAAGGATTTTTAATGCACAGAGTGAAACAAACAGACCTAAAGTTGAGCTCAGACTCACCTTTCTGAGACTGATGCTTCTCTGTCTGGCTCTTATAATCGTAGCCCATCGCAGCCTTGTCcaccttctccttctccacACCGTACTTCCCTCCAAACCCCTTAGAGTAATCTGTATCATGGATTATAAAACAGAGACCGTTCTTTTAGACAATCTTTCCCAACAAGAAGGAATCATGCTGTGAGTGAAATGTCTCACCTTTCTGAGACGCGTGCTGCTGCACCTCTCCTTTGTACTCAAAGCCCATGGCagactgcagacacagagaccACATTCAGCTTCATTCACTTCCTCAGAGGAgttcaacatttaaaacaatactaaATTAAACTCTTAACCAGTCACAGTCCCTGTCAGGGTCACATGTTTGGGGTTTGATTCAATCTCTCAGGTGCTCTGTATGTATGGAGTAAAGATCCCTCCAACACACTGAGCTCACAGAGACACTTTCCTCCTTTGCTGATGACGCCCTCTAGTGTTGACTTCTGAACATTCATCTCTCAGTGAAAGTCAAACATCCtcacagagtgaaaacagactGTGAGGGTTCTTACCTGATCCACCCGGTCTTTCTGGACACCGTACTTCCCTCCGAACCCTTTAGCCGCATCTTTCTGAGAGGAGTGCTGCTCCACATCTGCCACATAGTCGTGACCCAACGCCGCCTGGAGAATAAAGAAACGTTAACACAGAGATCCAGACGACAGCAGAGGGTTTGTAAAAGCAAGGTTGTAGAGTAAGGCTGCAGAGTAAGACTGCAGAGTGAGGATGCAGAATAAGTATGCAGAGTGAGGCTGCAGAATAAGGATGCAGAGTATGGCTGCAGAGTAGGGATGCAGAGTAAGGATGCATAGTAAGGCTGTAGAGTGAGGCTGAGGCAGTAGAATAGGGCTGTAGAGTAAGGATGAAGAGTAAGGATGTAGAGTGAGGCTGTAGAGTGAGGCTGAGGCTGCAGAGTAAGGCTGTAGAGTGAGCATGCAGAGTAAGGCTGCAGAGTAAGACTGCAAATTGAGGCTGCAGAGTGAGGATGCAGAGCAAGGCTGCAGAGTTAGACTGCAAATTGAGGCTGCAGAGTGAGGATGCAGAGCAAGGCTGCAGGGTAAGACCGCAGAGTGAGGCTCTAGAGTGACGATGCAGAGTAAGGATGCAGATTGAGGCTGTAGAGTAAGAATGCAGTGTAAGGCCGCAGAATAGGGCTCAATACAAGTTTAACTACCTTGTCCATTCTGTCCTTCTCCACTCCAAACTTCCCTCCATATCCGTACGAGGCTTTGGGAGTGTGATCCTTCTTCTTCACCTGCTCGTGCTCCACAGCCACTTTGCTCCTCAGCTCTGCAACACTGAAGGGTCAGAGGGGACTTAACTCACTGACAAGGAACAAGAAACCTGGACTATTTGTTGTTTATACCATAGTTTTAGATCATTAGCACACTCACAGTTACCAAAAAGGAGTAGAATGAAGATGTTTAGAAAATACCAATGCACATATCTAAACCAGAGGTACCCAGGCTGTGATTTATGTTAAATTTGTGGTAATAATAATGCAGATATGAATGTAATCTAACAGTAGTGGCTCGCAGGTTTTATTACCCTCTAAAAGGCAAAGTCTAGAGCTCAAACTTAATGTGCTTATAAGCGGATGTTGGTGCAGttcctggttcagtttgctcTAGATAAAGAGAggtccagtgtgtgtgagtatatATAAATGTGTAAACTACAGAGAGTCTATGAGGCTAGTCCTGGTCCTCCTCTTACAGTACGGGCTCCAGTACGAGAACGTTCTATCTCTGTGGTGAGAAAGCACAGCACTTTAAATCTCACTGTCAGTGTGTCATCATCGTATATTACCCATATTAGGACAGACTTGCAGCTAAACAGCTTGTGCTCTGTTctcacttcctcttcctgtttctgcACAGCAGCACCCACTCTGACCTGCTTTCCTTCACATCATCTAAAGAACGACTTCTTTACAGGCACAAAGGTGCGTCTCTCACCTGATGTGCTCTTTACGGCCCGAGCCCTCGATGGTCTTTGCCCCCCACCTCTGCTCCTGCTCTGATATATCATTCTGAAAACACATGAGTGTCAGTGAGTGAGGAGtttttgcacaaacacaaacttatTCCCTTTTTATTATTCCCTTTTTATTTCCTTAGTGAAAAAACCCTGCAGGCTGAGACTACCTCAAAGTCAGGGTCCGTCTCCCAGTCGTCCCCCTCTGCAGCCACCTTCATGCTCACATTGTGGCCCACGACTGACTTCCACATCTGGGGAAGGAAAGCAGCATGAGCCAGATTCAAACACAACAATACCCTGAGTACTTATAAAACCTATTTTTACTGCACATACACGTCCTTGTGTCTGAAGACTAAATATACTGATGTAAAACCACACGCTCTGACCACCATTTGCTGAAGTACCAAAAAGGAAGTCAGGTTATTTTCAAcatgaagcttcatttcccCTTAATGAGTCAAACTTGAGAGCTTCAAGAAGAACAAGGTTTTAAGGCACTAAAATACTCAAGAGGCAGTACAATTTAAACACTAAAACATAACATTACATCCAAACACTTTAAAACTACCTGAAAATAAAACGATTGTTTCTTAAGAAGGGAATGAAACATGTACTTAAACATGTATCAAGGTTGTTCGTGTAGCTATTCCACTTTACATGTTATTTTCAGTATTAGTTGGAGTTATAATAAACATATATACAATTATTAATGCTTCCCATAGATGTACatgtttctaaaaacatctTACTGTATTTCTGAAGCATTTAATAAATCTTCAAGGATTGTCAGTATTACATATAACTGTTTACAGGATGTTTCTGAGTACTTCCCTGACTTTATATTaaagataaatcaaataaaagcacacaTAAATGTCAGAGAGtcatttaaagtgtgtttaccTTGAAGCTGTCTGCGCAATGTATCCGTGTTTACCGTGGATATTACACCGACAGTGTTCCTGCTCTTCACTCAACTTCTGACAGTTCAATAGACGCGTGCACGCGCATGTGGCGCGCATGAACGCGCGTTTGGgtttagaaaaaataaagaaggcgTCAATGTGcgtcaataataaataatacacttACAGCGTGTGCTGTGATTgttttgatataaaaaaaaatttttttaaatttaattgatAAATGGAGtaaatgctgcattcaagtgTAATCGGAAATATGACACCTTCGACCTGACGAAGtggttaaaaaatattaaacagagaTACTGTTGATGCTCCAGTGAAGTTAACATGTACAGTTCCTTACCTTGATTATTTTTAATAGCAGTAATTAATGCCTTATTACTTACAGCTGTGAGCTCTCCAGTAGTAGTGGTTGTAAAACACGTGCGGGCAGACTAACACAGGTTAAACCAGGAGTCTTCATTAATTAGAAACACctaatgaattttaaaaacctgGGACAGCTTGGAGCACATTtactaaaaacacaaaacatgcaaaaaaattatttttaagatatatatatttttttatgttctgaGAAAGTccgaattttgactttaaactCAGAATTTAAACTAAAATTACaccttaaatttttttttgttgctcacctgccttcacttttgtttttcagtggcTTTAATCCTCTTCCTTGATATTCAGACTAAATTTTggcatgaaataaaacacagcccttcagtaaaaatgttttaatcctGTCCTACACACTAGCTTTGTTTAATGTTAccattaaaacttttttttaaatcctggaACAGTATGGACCACATttactataaacacaaaaatagcacacaaaatgcaaaaaatatttgtttgaggtgtattttttttaattttgagaaattcagaattttgactttaacctcagaatttaaacaaaaacacaccgtAAATATATAATTTCTTATATCTGTTACAccctcaaattttttttttgccatgaaataaaacacagcccTTCAGTAAATCCTGTCTTACACACTAGCTTTGTtgaatttctttatttgtatctatCCCAGTTACTAATTCATTGACTAAAGTAGACATGTGAATGTGTTACTTCATACTGCTCTCTGTGAATACTGAAAATATACATACATCTAGTTTAATCCAGACCAAGACTTCAACTCATAATCCAAAGTCATTTTAGTCAAAATTGTAAATAGTGATATTTAAACCaagggtgtaaaaaaaaaagtcagtttgGATTATTTTTAGTCCTAAAGAGAAATACTGCAACATTTAAAGACCAGCATTTAAGTATGCATATAAAAATGTGACAGTACGTCACCAATAACTATCCTTCAGGTgggttttttaaattgttgtctaTGATCTCAACTTgcactttatttgtaaattagttacaccttttaaattattgattgttttttacttattgTCTGTAATCTCTTTAccatgtattatttattatggcatgtgctgctgacctcttggccaggtcacccttatGAAAGAAGTCTTGGGTtattatctggttaaataaaataaataaagtttaaataaaaataaaaggtggCCAACATTAAGAGAAATAAACTGACTAATAACCTGTGAATTAATTACTgcaagaataaaacagaaaatgtttaactttactacgatgttaaaaaaaacagtaaataaaatacctGAACAAAACCTCCCAGTGTCTGTTTATTCCTTCAGACACTCAAATAATAAGCATATTAATTTTTGACACCATCAGCCCCTGATCCAAACCACAACCACTTTATTACGTTATTTTCTATACAGCCCTTTTTAACAGTTATTTACAGTAAAAGTATATTTCAGTGTGTTTAGCATGAGAAGAAGAACATGAATAAGACAGACGATGATTAGAGGAGAATCAGGTCACCCACAGTTAGAGATTAAATTAACAAGGACcagagattattattattattatatggaTGGATGTAGTCGACAGCTGGACAATAAATTATGCTACATCAGAATAGTGTATGATGGATATCATTGGAAAACACAGCAGTCTTTCTCCTCTGGAATGAACACCTGCTGTAATCAAACAGCTCACCTGATGACCTCTTCTTCATTAGCATCCAATAAGATCAAACTGAAATCTCAAAGTGTGCAACTGAAGCAAGGACAGACAAACTCACAGCATACATACCATGTGTACAAGTCATATGTATGTACATGTATTAGTATAATGCTTCTTAATAAAATGtggtataaaaagaaaaaagggggacATTAAGGAATGTGTAGGAACAGGAATTGCACTGTGCTCGTTTTTGTGCATTAAATAGGAGGAAGAGACTGGACTATAACAAGCACACCCTGAACCTCAAGCCATTTAAAACAAGTAGTTCAACATTTTGGGACAtttgtttggttgtattttggCAAGGATTATAAGACAAGGTCGACTAAACTCTCATCTAAACACAGAGCTACAACAAGCAGCTAGTTAGCTTAGGACAAAAACCTAGCTTGTGGAAACTAGCTTGGGCAGTTAGTTTAGCTCAAAAACGGGGAAAGGGACAACAAGCCTGGCTTTCATAAGACAGAAGTGTCTCTAAAACTCCCAATTTAATCATAACTTGATTAATACTTCATCAAAATAGGACGGAAATGccactttctgtttttttgagaGAGGCTAACTTTAGCCCAACTGTTCAGAACCAAAATAGTTCGGTAACAGAATTCTGCGTAACACCGCAAACCAACGGCCCAGCGGTTTATTCGTCCTACAGTTTATAAGCATTAATGCATCCAttcattatttgttttactCAGTTTCCTGTGATACTGTACGTAAGAGGATCGATTAGGgctactggaaaaaaaaaaaaaattaaggtcaacaaatttttttaaagttattattctgagaaaaaagtttgaattctgagtttaaagtctgactttattctctgaattctgacttttttctcagaataataattaaaaaaaaaattttgaccttagatttttaatttttttttcagtggccctaatcctctaaTGTAAAACTGATACTTTCAACTCTAGGTCAGTAATCAGAACTGGGATTATCAGAGttgcaaaagtacaaaatatctATATAATTAGGCTTAAATGACCTCATTAGTGTTGGTAATCGCATGTGATAAATGAATCTGGTGTAATGGGTCAACAAGCTTTTTTACCCTGTGAAGTTTAAGAAAACACCTGAAATAAACTTGATAATACAGGAAGGCATATTTAAAGTAATGTATGATGATGAATTAGGTCcatctgatttaaaaaataaaacacatataaGTTGTTGATTTTTAACCTAAAGGTTTGTTTTAAGTcaaaatcaagcagcaacctccggtctctaaCTATGAAGCCGATGCGGacgtgttataaactgcaattcctcgagaatccgcttgaggctggctgcagaaacacaggaaaccacatacacacccattcaaaaaagacgatctttgcagcattaataaacatgtttacagcctggttcaaagaacagcttggctctacgtggctcatttctctatcagggtgattttttttctaacgtgacggttcagaagatattaagattatgagttatgagcccaaataaggacatgactgacttgactcccagacgggaacacatagctgttggctaggtgctcaaactccgcctctttacgtcacactatgcctggttgagttctgcatttccaatatggctaccgccgttatttatacagtctatagtcaaAATGTGTAACCATGTGACTGAGCCAAGCCTTTTCCTCTCTACCTCTGACCCTTTATATCCAAATCTACAGGCACATAAACACCAACACCTGATAAAACACTTGATTGTGAATCTActtgtcctctttttttttttagttaaattaaaaagttgTCCCTTTAAACCATCCATGTTTGGGTTTTGAAAAACGTATAATACACCCTCAAAGtaacacaacagcaaataaaacatcatcctGTATAAATGTAGATACTTTGGCTAAAAGATGAAGCCCTGTAAAGTGCAATGTTCGTATCTTCTATGATTAAAACATGTTGATGGCTTGGGTTAGGCCTGTGCCACATCTCCATTTCtccatctccttctctctctcactcgtcTTCCTGGTTGTGTGGAAGCGAGCTGCTTTCAGAGGTATCCGCTCACACACATCAGCAGCAGGACGTGCACGGTGAGCAGATAGAGGCCGAGCAGCAGAGGGGTGCGCTGACGGGAACAGAAGGCCACTCGCAGCATCCGCGACAAACCCGGGCCGCCTCTCCGAGTctgtggaaggaggaggagaaggttaCAGCGAACACTCGGCTCATTTGTCTTTATTAATACAGTCATTAGTTTGACAAATGAGGTGGTGCAGGCCTTACTCGAGTGACAGCTCCTTCCGATGGCTCGATGAAAACAGCAGTCTCTGAGTGCTCCTCCTCTGACTGCCACTTAGCCTGGCTGTGACTGCTGATAATGAAAACAGAGGTTAGCTGTCATAATGTGTTGATTCTGCTGATTTATCAGTCATAAAAGGAGGACTAAATGAGTTATTTAGATGCAGATAAACTTCACAGAAAGCGTACATTAGTGTgccagaataaaaacagagtggTAATTAAAGAaagctgaaaatgaaacatgtgCTGACACACGATGAAGCTTCTACAAGCTCTTCATATCCCAAAAAATTCAGCTTAAAAGGAGCTTCATTCTCTATGCCTCGAATCAATCCGGCGTCACATTTCATACCGTCTGAGTCGATCCTCAACGGCCATCAGCTGCTCCTCCACGGCCACCCGCTGCTGCATCTCTTCATTCAGCCTGAAGTAAAGGAGTCAGAAACCAAAGTCACACCTCTATAATTCATCACACACAAGACTCTGAAATCATACTCTGTGGGGAAGTTTGATACCGTCTCTGTAGCTCTTTGACTTCAGCTATGTAGGTGTGGGTGTCTGGTAGGCTGCTGCTGCGCTCCTGTGGGGCTCCGGGAGCGCTGTCCACCTCCTCTGTGCCCTGCAGGAGGAAGACAGGAGAGAGTGAACATCAGGAGCAACAAGCTGTATccttcaaaatgtttgttttttaagcctTCTGCAACCCAATAATAagataagagaagaagaaatcccTGCACACTGGCCTGAGAAGTGGATAGATAAGGATGACAACCTCACTGACATTTCCACATCCCTCCTTTACAGTCAGAAGTCAGAGCAACCTCTTACCTCTCTCTGATAGTGCTCCTGCTGCATTTTGGGTTTGTGAGCGCGGGCCTCCTCCAGCATGGCGGCGAGTTGCCGCACTTGTTGGTCCCTCTCTGAGAGCGTGGCGAGGGTCTGCTGCTTCAGCTGCTCTGCCTGAGCCATCCAGTCCATACGCTCCAGTCtgagaaacagaacaaaatcaCTCAAATATGCTCTTTCTTACGTCGACAGATGAAACTCTGACTCTGTTCCTCACCTCAGAGTCTCTATCTCCTGCTTGCCCATTTCCACCACGTTCTCCAGCTGCATTAAGACACTCAGCATGTCTTcgttcttctttctctcctcaaaGAGCTCCTGGCTGACTTTAATCAGCTCTCCTGCTCCGAGCCGAGCTAGCTCTGACTTCTGCTTCTGCAGCTCAGATGTCTGTGTTTGAAGCTGCTCCAGCTGTGTTCAAAGAGGGGAAACAAATGAAGtgcacaaaaagaaacacactgtTTGTGATTTATTCTTCTCAGGAAAGTTGTTCCATCTTCATTTACATTTACTGTCAGACCTGTCACTCACCAGTCTCTCGCGGTCGTTCTGCAGGGCTTGCAGGGCGTTCTTCAGCCCCCACACTTCTCCCGTGGATCCTGCTGGGCTGATCTGAGCCGTGTGGCCACCTGCCTTGCTCATCTCCTCCAGCCTCAGGCTCAGCTCCCGGGCCTTGTTCACCGCTTCGTCCCTGCTGTCCTGGAGCGAGGCCATGGATTTTGAGAACGACTGGTTCTCTGCTTTCAGCTGCGTACTTGTCTCCCTTTCCTCCAGAAGCCTCTGCTCAACTAACAGAAGGTCTCGCGCCAGTTCCGCCACCCTCTCCTGAGCGTTCTCAGACTCCGTCCGCATCACTCCTCCCTCCCATTGCAGCTCAGCCAGCTCTTTGCCCTTTCTCTCCTGCTCTTGTCTCTCCGTCTGCAGAGTCTCCTCCAAAGCCTCCGCTCGTTCCCTGGCGGCTTGCAGCTGCTCCCTCAGCTTCTCCACCTCTGCGCCGGGAGCATCGATGACCTGCGGTGCTGCAGTAACTTCAGCAGCCTGGCTGAGCGTCTCCCTTTCCACTGCGACTGCTTCTACCTCCGTCTCTCTGGCTTTGCTCATCATCCCTAACTGACTCTCTaactccttcctctctttttccagGGAAGCGATGCGGTCTCTCTGAGCTCCGAGGATCTTCTTCTGCTGAGACTCCTTCATGCTCAGGACTTGGTTCAGTTCGTCCCGGTATCCGTGCAGCTGAGCGGACAGGTGCGCCTTCTCAGCGTACAGGTCGTCTCTCTGGACCAGCAGAGAGCGCATCTCCTC
Above is a genomic segment from Notolabrus celidotus isolate fNotCel1 chromosome 21, fNotCel1.pri, whole genome shotgun sequence containing:
- the hcls1 gene encoding hematopoietic lineage cell-specific protein isoform X2; the protein is MWKSVVGHNVSMKVAAEGDDWETDPDFENDISEQEQRWGAKTIEGSGRKEHISVAELRSKVAVEHEQVKKKDHTPKASYGYGGKFGVEKDRMDKAALGHDYVADVEQHSSQKDAAKGFGGKYGVQKDRVDQSAMGFEYKGEVQQHASQKDYSKGFGGKYGVEKEKVDKAAMGYDYKSQTEKHQSQKDYSKGFGGKYGVEKEKVDKAALGYDYKGETEKHQSQKDYSAGFGGRYGVQADRMDKSAAGFSDIDSPTSAYEKTQPIEASTAGAGKLKARFENMAKSSEEENRKKAEEERARRQAREGREREAARHRQEEESRREPDTQPPPLPDVAAKRSMQRLETHQSVPEPVYQPEPEPVYQPEPEPVYQPEPEPKYQPEPEPVYQPEPELEEPEYEEPPALPPRSDGYLDDEQEAPPLPARSTEVEEEEEDDGAEYEELEPPRPPSPTAVDNDYEDLTCGQQAVALYDYEGEADDEISFNPDEIITNIEMIDEGWWKGQCHGRIGLFPAAYVRLMD
- the hcls1 gene encoding hematopoietic lineage cell-specific protein isoform X1, with product MWKSVVGHNVSMKVAAEGDDWETDPDFENDISEQEQRWGAKTIEGSGRKEHISVAELRSKVAVEHEQVKKKDHTPKASYGYGGKFGVEKDRMDKAALGHDYVADVEQHSSQKDAAKGFGGKYGVQKDRVDQSAMGFEYKGEVQQHASQKDYSKGFGGKYGVEKEKVDKAAMGYDYKSQTEKHQSQKDYSKGFGGKYGVEKEKVDKAALGYDYKGETEKHQSQKDYSKGFGGKYGVEKEKVDKAAHGYDYKGETEKHQSQKDYSAGFGGRYGVQADRMDKSAAGFSDIDSPTSAYEKTQPIEASTAGAGKLKARFENMAKSSEEENRKKAEEERARRQAREGREREAARHRQEEESRREPDTQPPPLPDVAAKRSMQRLETHQSVPEPVYQPEPEPVYQPEPEPVYQPEPEPKYQPEPEPVYQPEPELEEPEYEEPPALPPRSDGYLDDEQEAPPLPARSTEVEEEEEDDGAEYEELEPPRPPSPTAVDNDYEDLTCGQQAVALYDYEGEADDEISFNPDEIITNIEMIDEGWWKGQCHGRIGLFPAAYVRLMD